The Streptomyces camelliae genome segment GGCGCACGGCCTGGTCGAGGAGACGGACCATCCCGTCCGCGGCCTCTTCCCGGACATCCAGGCGCGCTTGCCCGTGCAGAGCTTCGGCGTCGACTACGGAATCACCCGCGGCTTCAACAAGGCCTACGCCTTCTTCCCGCTGAGCGATCTGCAGGGACTGGCCCGGCTCGCCGAAATCCCGTCCATGCCCCGCGCCCTGTCCGACAACGCGGGCACGTTCGCCGCGTACGGCCTGGACGACAAGGTGTCGGCCATCGCGATCGACTACCGGCGCAGGACGTGGAACGTGTACTTCAACGGCCTCTCCGCCGAACACGTCGGGCGCACGACCGTCCTGCCGATGCTCCGCGAATTCGGTCTGCCGGAGCCGAGCGAGCGGATGCTGGACTTCATCGAGACCTCGTCGGCGCTGTACCCCACCTTCCGCTGGGACGGCACGAAGACCGAGCGGATCAGCTTCTCCACGCGGACCACGGACCCGGCGGCACTTCCCGCCCGCGTCGAGCCGCAACTGGAGAAGTTCGCCAGGAGCGCGCCGTACACGTACGAGGGTGACCGTGTCCTCGTCTACGCCGGCGCCCTGTCGCCCGGCGAGGAGTACTACAAGCTCGCCGCCTACTACCAGATGGCCGCCGAAGCGCACGACCGGGTCCGCGCCGCGAGCTGAGGCGGACCGAGGGCCGTTCGCCCACCGAGGTCGCCGACGCGGTCGTCCCCACCGACGACCCGGTTCACCCATCAGAGCCGCCCGCCGCCGCCCGGCGACGCCAGGGCCAGCAGCAGCTCTTTGACCTCGGTCGCCGCATAGCGTTCGCGGGCGCCGCGGGGGTCGGAGCACAGCAGTACCGGGCCGTCCTGCGGGTCGGCGGGCAGTCGGCCGTGGGTGCCGCGTACGGCGGCGGCGCCCGCGTCCAGGCCGATCGCGTTCATCAGGTACCGCATGCCCAGCTTCTTGCGTGCCAGCGCCATCGCGGTCCGGGCCTTGGCGGCGAGGGGCGCCGCGGGGTCGAAGAACAGCTCGGCGGGGTCGTAGCCGGGCTTGCGGTGGATCTCCACCAGCCGGGCGAAGTCCGGGGCGCGGTCGTCGTCGAGCCAGTAGTAGTAGGTGAACCAGGCGTCCGGCTCGGCGACGAGAACGAGGTCCCCGGCCCGCGGATGGTCCAGACCCTGCGCCGCCTTCTCCTCCTGGCCGAGCACCTCGGCGACGCCGGGCAGGCCGGCGCAGAGCTTGCGCACCAGGGGCAGGTCCTCGGGATCGGCGACGTATACGTGCGCGATCTGGTGGTCGGCGACGGCGAACGCGCGCGACGTCCACGGGTCCAGGTACTCCATGCCGGCCTGGGTGTGCACGCGCAGCAGGTTCTCGCGGCGCAGCGCGCGGTTGACGTCGACGGGACGACTGGCCGGGGTGATGCCGTACTCCGACAGCGCCACCACGGTCGCGCCGCGCTCGCGGGCCGCGTCGAGCAGCGGCCCGAGCACCTTGTCCAGGCGCGCCGCGGCGGACGCGGCCTTGCGCCCGTACGGGCCGAACCGCTGCAGGTCGTAGTCGAGGTGCGGTACGTACACCAGCGTCAGGTCCGGATCGTGACGCGCCATGATCTGCTGCGCGGCGCGGCAGATCCACTCGGACGAGGCCAGGCCCGCGCCCGGACCCCAGTAGCTGAACAGCGGGAACGTACCCAGCGAGGCGGTGAGTTCGTCGTGCAGTTCCGGGGGATCGGTGTAGCAGTCGGGGTCCTTGCGGCCGTCGGCGTGGTAGACCGGGCGCGGGGTCACCGTCCAGTCGGTGTCCGCCCCCATCGCGTACCACCAGCAGATGTTGGCGACCGTGTACCCGGGATGGCGGCGGCGTGCCGCGTCCCACAGCTTGTCCCCGCCCACGAGCGCGTTGTGCTGGCGCCACAGCAGGACTTCGCCGAGGTCGCGGAAGTACCAGCCGTTGCCGACGATGCCGTGCTCGCTCGGCGGTGCGCCGGTGAGCAGCGTGGCCTGCACGG includes the following:
- a CDS encoding aromatic prenyltransferase; translation: MSAKADIGRVYSAVSEAAGLLDIPCSHDRMWPALTAFQDVIASPLVFNMVTSGGHIGEMSFDFMMSPSAGDPYAHALAHGLVEETDHPVRGLFPDIQARLPVQSFGVDYGITRGFNKAYAFFPLSDLQGLARLAEIPSMPRALSDNAGTFAAYGLDDKVSAIAIDYRRRTWNVYFNGLSAEHVGRTTVLPMLREFGLPEPSERMLDFIETSSALYPTFRWDGTKTERISFSTRTTDPAALPARVEPQLEKFARSAPYTYEGDRVLVYAGALSPGEEYYKLAAYYQMAAEAHDRVRAAS
- a CDS encoding nucleotide pyrophosphatase/phosphodiesterase family protein, giving the protein MTPRPTPLVVLDVVGLTPRLLRHMPRLAAIARTGWQAQLAPVLPAVTCSVQATLLTGAPPSEHGIVGNGWYFRDLGEVLLWRQHNALVGGDKLWDAARRRHPGYTVANICWWYAMGADTDWTVTPRPVYHADGRKDPDCYTDPPELHDELTASLGTFPLFSYWGPGAGLASSEWICRAAQQIMARHDPDLTLVYVPHLDYDLQRFGPYGRKAASAAARLDKVLGPLLDAARERGATVVALSEYGITPASRPVDVNRALRRENLLRVHTQAGMEYLDPWTSRAFAVADHQIAHVYVADPEDLPLVRKLCAGLPGVAEVLGQEEKAAQGLDHPRAGDLVLVAEPDAWFTYYYWLDDDRAPDFARLVEIHRKPGYDPAELFFDPAAPLAAKARTAMALARKKLGMRYLMNAIGLDAGAAAVRGTHGRLPADPQDGPVLLCSDPRGARERYAATEVKELLLALASPGGGGRL